In Streptomyces sp. NBC_00878, a single window of DNA contains:
- a CDS encoding pentapeptide repeat-containing protein — MAAVAALLFTGVSVQQANGELDNRRKELEIAQEGQVTERFTTAVGQLGDKSPDVQLGGIYGLQRIMKDSPRDQPAVIDILSAFVRTHAVKSKTHPRVGAPADVQAAVSVLVNRDEREDGPARVDLGGAVLSAANLHRTVDERGVPLAGAVLNAANLFGADLWEADLAGAKMGGVDLRHADLREADLHGAYLETAVLGSADLTGANLDGAFLVGADLGGTDLRETTGLTVEALIWADPPEKDYPPDLPPKLAKDPRVKKWLAGKGPQPAPA; from the coding sequence TTGGCAGCCGTCGCCGCCCTCCTCTTCACCGGAGTCTCTGTGCAGCAGGCCAACGGTGAACTCGACAACCGGCGCAAGGAACTGGAGATCGCTCAAGAAGGGCAGGTCACCGAACGCTTCACCACAGCTGTGGGGCAACTCGGTGACAAGTCCCCGGATGTGCAACTCGGAGGGATCTACGGGCTGCAGCGCATTATGAAGGACTCACCACGCGATCAACCGGCGGTGATCGACATTCTGTCGGCATTTGTGCGCACCCACGCAGTGAAGTCCAAGACTCATCCCCGTGTCGGGGCACCTGCGGATGTGCAGGCCGCAGTGTCAGTGCTGGTCAATCGCGACGAGCGGGAGGACGGACCGGCGCGCGTAGATCTCGGTGGCGCAGTCCTGTCGGCAGCCAATCTCCACAGGACCGTCGACGAACGCGGGGTGCCACTCGCAGGTGCGGTTCTCAACGCCGCGAACCTGTTCGGTGCAGACTTGTGGGAAGCGGATCTGGCAGGAGCCAAGATGGGAGGCGTAGATCTGCGCCACGCCGACCTGAGGGAAGCCGACTTGCATGGTGCGTATTTGGAAACAGCTGTCCTAGGGTCCGCGGATCTGACAGGCGCGAACCTGGATGGGGCTTTCCTGGTCGGCGCCGATCTGGGCGGCACCGATCTGCGCGAGACCACAGGGTTGACCGTCGAGGCCCTGATCTGGGCCGATCCTCCCGAAAAGGACTACCCGCCAGACCTCCCACCGAAGCTGGCGAAAGATCCTCGCGTAAAGAAGTGGCTGGCCGGCAAGGGCCCGCAACCGGCGCCCGCCTAG
- a CDS encoding transposase: protein MGSPDDGPPLASSVSSVTSSAAASALPRAKHPRRRQRGIRNRQQSAPGVGRRKKINGRKRHLICDHRGLVLLVMVTPADAQDPLFARELLFRWAKKYLDITIKTVRRPPGTGHERGTGAPAKGPHARRHWGTRPGKGPETGRSRSSSGDPASRPGQAPRIARHQGSAVDASSYEAVRCESSTGHDLVIRATRAV from the coding sequence ATGGGTTCACCAGACGATGGGCCGCCGCTGGCGTCCTCGGTATCATCCGTGACCAGCTCCGCCGCCGCATCCGCCTTGCCGCGGGCAAAACACCCCAGACGGCGTCAGCGAGGCATTCGAAACCGTCAGCAAAGCGCCCCGGGGGTAGGACGGCGGAAAAAGATCAATGGGCGGAAGCGGCACCTCATCTGTGACCACCGCGGCCTTGTCCTACTGGTCATGGTCACCCCCGCTGACGCCCAGGACCCCCTTTTCGCACGAGAATTACTGTTCCGCTGGGCGAAGAAGTACCTCGACATCACCATCAAGACGGTCCGCCGCCCTCCGGGAACCGGCCACGAGCGGGGAACTGGTGCCCCTGCGAAAGGACCACACGCCAGACGCCACTGGGGAACCAGGCCCGGGAAAGGACCCGAAACGGGCCGCTCGCGGTCTTCGTCAGGCGATCCTGCCAGCCGGCCGGGGCAAGCACCGCGGATAGCGCGCCACCAGGGCTCGGCGGTAGACGCGTCGTCATATGAGGCTGTGAGGTGCGAGAGCAGCACCGGCCATGACCTGGTGATCAGAGCGACAAGAGCCGTGTAA